Sequence from the Xylanibacillus composti genome:
GATCGAATAGGCTTCCTTGCCAATCCCCGTGTCCATGAATAATTCTGTTATATCGCGCAGGCGGCACGCCTGTTTGTTGATGAAGTACTCACTCTCTCCACTGCGGTGGATGCGGCGCGTCACCGTCACTTCATTATAATCGAGCTGCAAGGACTGGTCGCTGTTGTCCAGCGTTAATGACACTTCGCCATAATTGACCGCTTTGCGCGTGTCGCTGCCGGCAAAGATAATATCCTGCATATTCCCGCCGCGCAAGCTTTTTGCGCTCTGCTCGCCCAGCACCCAGCGGATGGAATCGGAAATGTTGCTCTTGCCGCTGCCATTCGGCCCAACGACAGCCGTGATGCCGGGAACGAATTCAAGTTCCGTTCTGTCGGCGAATGATTTGAATCCGTATAACTCTAGCCGTTTCAGAAACAATCGTCTCACCTCTAGCCTATTGTATCACACCCGCCCAAGAATGAAAGGAGGAATGCAGGTGACGAGCAGCCGGCGTCCACACTGCGCAAATGCAAGCCAAACAAGCTTTTGGGCCCGCATTTCTTGCCGCAAACAAAAGAGCAGCCCGACCGCAGGAACCCTGCGGCAGAGAACTGCTCGATGTCTTGCATTGGCTATGATTGCCAGGTCTGCAGTGCCTGCGCGGCTGCGCGCTGCTCCGCTTCCTTCTTCGATCGGCCGCTTCCCGTCCCAAGCTGGGAGCCGTTCAGCCATACCTCGGCGACGAATTCCCGGTCGTGAGCCGGCCCTTTCTCTTCCACAATCCGATACTCGGGCGCGCCGCCTCCGCCGTGCTGAACTTTCTCTTGCAGCTGCGTCTTGTAATCCTGAACCGGCAAGTCCGAGGCTTCCGGAATATGCGGGAACACGTGCTGTTTCAAAAAGGCGCGGACCTGATTCAAACCGCTGTCCAAGAACAAAGCCCCGATAAACGCCTCGAACACATCGGCCAGCAACGCCGGACGCGTTCGTCCGCCGCTCATCTCCTCACCCCGGCCGAGCAACACATACTTGCCGAATTGCAGCCGTTCTGCGAACTGGACCAAGGATGCCTCGCAGACTATGGACGCACGGAATTTGGTCAGTGCGCCTTCAGACCAGTGGCTGTAAAGATGATACAAATACTCGGAGATAGTCAGCTCCAGCACAGCATCGCCTAGGAATTCCAGCCTCTCGTTATCTGTAGTGCTTTTGAGCCGCTGCTCGTTGACATATGACGAATGGGTAAATGCTTGCCTCAGCAGCTCGTGATTGGCGAATCGCAAGCCCAGCTGCCGCTGAAGATCCGTCATATTTCCCGGTTTCGCTTTCACCTTTGCCCTCCCCGTCCGGTCATGTCCCTCGGTTTTTATTCAAACTTCTTCAACATTATCGTTGCGTTGTGACCGCCGAAGCCGAATGAATTCGACATGGCGATGCGAACGTCTGCCTTGCGCGCTTCATTCGGCACAACATCGAGGTCACACTCCGGATCCTGCTGATCCACATTAATGGTCGGGGCAATCACGCCATGGTGCAGCGTAAGAGCGGAAATGACTGCCTCCACGCCGCCGGCCGCGCCAAGCAAGTGTCCTGTCATCGATTTCGTCGAGCTGACAGCAATCTTGTAGGCATGGTCCCCCAATGCTTTTTTCAGTGCGATTGTCTCGGATTTGTCCCCAACCGGTGTAGACGTGCCATGCGCATTGACGTAATCAATGGCGGTCGGCTCCACGCCTGCATCGCGAATCGCTTTGGTCATGCATCGCGCGGCACCGTCCGGATCCGGGTCAGTCATATGGTAAGCGTCGCCGCTCATGCCGTAGCCAATCACTTCGGCGTAGATCCGGGCGCCCCTCTTCTGAGCATGTTCCAGCGATTCTAGTACGAGTATGCCCGACCCTTCACCCATCACAAACCCGTCTCTATCGAGATCGAACGGCCGGCTTGCTTTTTCCGGCTCATCGTTGCGAGTCGACATCGCCCGCAAGGCGCAAAATCCGCCCATACCGGTCGGAGTAATAGTCGCTTCGGCGCCTCCGCAAATCATCACATCTGCATCTCCGCGCTGAATCAATTTATACGAATCGCCAATGGAATGGGTTCCGGTCGCACAAGCGGTTACCGCCGTGCTGTTCGGGCCTTTGGCTCCTGTTTTCATTGAGATTTGTCCGCTCGCCATGTTGGCAATCATCATCGGGATGAAGAATGGGCTAATGCGCTTCGGCCCCTTTTCCAGCAAAATCCGATGCTGTTCCTCCCATGTGGCAAGCCCGCCAATGCCGCTTCCGACGTAGACGCCCACCCGCTCGGCATCCGTCTGTTCGCGAACATTCAAATTTGCGTCCTTCAGCGCCATATCGCTGGCAGCCAGCGCCAACTGAACGAAACGGTCCATTTTTCGCGCTTCCCGCTTATCCATGTAATCCTCTGGGTTAAAGTCATGGATCGCAGCAGCGATCTTGGTCGGATAATCGCTCGTATCGAAGGACTCGATGCGGCTGACTCCTGACTTCCCTTCTATCAGATGCTTCCAAAAAGTATCGATATCTTTTCCTAACGAGGTGATTACGCCCATCCCCGTCACTACGACTCTCTGCATCATGCGTATCACTCCAATGCCGCATTGTATCAATCATCTATCGTTGCATATCTATAAAAATCATCTGTATAAGCCCAAGGCGAGCGGAACCGGCAACATACATAAAATGAGGAACAGTCCCGTTATACAGATAACGGGACTATGAAACTTAGGTATGGGATTGTATGTAATTCACAACTTCGCCAACCGTCGTTATTTTTTCTGCATCCTCATCGGAGATTTCCATATCAAATTCATCTTCAAGCTCCATGACGAGCTCAACAACGTCCAGCGAATCTGCGCCAAGATCGTCCTTGAAGGAAGCTTCCAGCGTTACTTCGGACTCTTCCACGCCAAGGCGGTCTACGACGATCCGCTTCACGCGCTCCAGTACATCTGCCATTTCCGGTTCACCTCCTCCATGGTATTATACGAAAAACTTTCTCAAATTACCATACTTCCTTGGACAAGGATTTTGTCAGTCTCAGAAGCATGTTGGCCAAGCCATTTCAAGCTTTACGGCATGACCATGCCGCCATCCACGTGAATCGTTTGCCCCGTCATATACGAAGCTCCCTCTCCAGCAAGGAAGGCAACAACCCGGGCAATATCCTCCGGCTTGCCCAGCTTGGCGAGCGGAATTTGCGCGAGCATGGCCGACTTCATCTCGTCTGTCAGCTTGTCGGTCATATCCGTCTCGATAAAGCCCGGCGCTACGCAATTGACCGTGATTCCCCTGGACGCAAGTTCACGCGCTGCCGATTTGGTCAGGCCGATGACGCCGGCTTTGGCCGCCACATAATTCGCTTGTCCCGCATTGCCCAGCACGCCGACAACGGAAGAAATATTGATGATGGTGCCGGAGCGCTGCTTCATCATCGGCCGGGTTACAGCCTTCAGGCAGTTGTATACCCCTTTCAGATTCGTTTCGATCACCTGATCGAACTCCTCTTCCTTCATCCGCATAAGCAGGTTATCGCGAGTAATCCCCGCATTGTTCACAAGAATATCCAGCTTGCCGAACGAATCCAAGGCGGTTTTCACCAGCTCTTCGGCTTCAGCGGATTTGCCGACGTCAGCCTTAGCCAGCACAGCCTTGCGGCCAAGTGCTTCCACAGCTTTCGCCGTCTCGGCAGCCGCCGCTTCGCTGCCCGCATAATTGATCACGACATCCGCGCCTGCCTCAGCCAGAGCGATTGCGATAGCTCTGCCGATGCCTCTTGACGCGCCTGTCACCAGTGCGGATTTCCCCTTAAGCATATGCACCCTCCTCCAGACAAGCTTGCAACGCTTCGTATGAATGAACAGAGACGATGTTGGCCTGGCGGTCAATCTTCTTGATCAGTCCCGCCAATACCGTACCTGTTCCGACTTCAATGAACGTATCCACGCCCTTATCCAGCAACACTCTCACACTGTCCTCCCAAAGCACGGGAGCCACGACCTGCTTGACAAGCAGCTGGCGAATTTCTTCGGCAGCCTGCACCGGCTGTGCGGTTACGTTGGCAATCAGCGGCACAGACGGCGCCTGTACATTCACGGACGTCAGAACCTCACGCAGCCCGTCTGCCGCAGGCTGCATAAGCGAGGAATGGAACGGTCCGCTCACCTCGAGCGGAATGACCCGCTTTGCCCCTGCAGCTTTGCCGTTTTCGACCACAGCCTGCACACCGGCTGCGCTGCCGGAAACAACGATCTGTCCAGGGCAATTGACATTGGCCAATTCCACCAATCCCGTTTCCTCGCTGATGCGCGCGCACAGCTCCTGCAGCGCTTCCCGCTCTGCGCCGAGGACTGCAGCCATTGCACCTTGTCCGGCCGGGACGGCGCGGTCCATCAGACGGCCGCGCTCGAATACTGTTTTCAGCCCGTCCTCAAAGCTCAGGGCGTCAGCAGCAACGAGCGCACTGTACTCTCCTAGGCTGTGTCCGGCTACATAGTCCGGTTTAAGACCTTTGTCCGCCAGCGCCCGAAACAATATGGCGCTAACGGCCAGCAAAGCAGGCTGCGTATGGTAAGTCAGCCTCAGCTTATCCTCCGGACCCTCGAACATGATCGAGGTCAGATCGAAGCCCAGCGTATCATTGATCTTGGCGAACATCTCCCGGCTTTCCGGCAGATGCTCGTACAAATCCTTGCCCATGCCGACCGTTTGTGCTCCTTGTCCCGGGAACACGCATGCTACTTTTCCCATTGCCTTCTCCTCTCCCCGCTTCCTCGTTCACCTGTCGTTGTTCCTACCAAACAAGCGCAGCCGCTCCCCAGGTCAATCCTCCGCCGAAGCCGACCAGCACCAGCACATCGCCTTCATTCACCCGGCCCTCTTCGACTGCCTCTGCCAAGGCGATCGGGATCGAAGCTGCGGATACGTTGCCGTATTTATCCACATTCACGACGCACTTGTCTTCCGGCAAGTCCAGCCGCTCCAATGCGGATTGGATGATGCGAATGTTCGCTTGATGAGGAACGAGCAGATCGATATCTTCTTTGGCGAGACCAGCTTTTCGCAGCGCTTCTTCCGCTGCGGTTCCCATAATGCGCACTGCAAATTTAAATACATCCCTGCCTGCCATGTAGATATAATGAAGCTTCTCATCAATCGTATCTGGCGATACCGGATGGCGGGAGCCGCCGCCGCTAATTCTGAGCAGCTCCCCGCCGCTGCCGTCGGCGCCAAGCTCGAAGGAACGAAAGCCTCTGCCCTCCGGCACTTCGCCGATGACGACTGCGCCTGCGCCGTCGCCAAATAAAATGCATGTATTGCGGTCCGTATAATCTGTAATCTTGGATAAGCACTCCGCTCCGACCACCAGCGCATGTCGGTACATCCCGGTCGCAATCAACGAGGATGCATTGGCCAGTCCGTAGATAAACCCGGAGCAAGCCGCCGACAAGTCAAAGGCCGCGGCCTTCTTCGCGCCGAGCTTCTCTTGCAGGATGCAGGCTGTCGACGGAAAGGCCATATCCGGCGTGATCGTCGCCACAACAATCAAATCAATATCCTCTGCCGCCACATTCGCAGCTGCCAGCGCCTTCAAAGACGCTTCATAGGCGAGATCGGAGGAAGCCTGCGCTTCGCTTGCAATTCTTCGCTCCTTGATTCCTGTACGGGTCGTGATCCACTCATCGTTCGTCTCGACCATCTGTTCCAACTGCTGATTAGTCAGTACCCGGTCCGGTACATACTTGCCCGTCCCCAAAATCCCTACCGGACGTCCATTCATTCTGCCTCACTCACTTCCCGCTTATTTCCTTCGACAGACGGGGAACCAGCTCCGACTGGATGGTCAGTCTCGCCTGTCTGACTGCATTCTTGATCGCATGGGCATCGGAAGAGCCATGTCCCTTGATGCATACACCGGCTACGCCCAGCAGCGGAGCGCCGCCATGCTCGGTATAGTCCAGCTTTTTTTTGAATTCCCGCAATCCCGGGGCTAATACGGCGGCCGCCAGCTTCGAAACCGCCGTTCGGGTAAATGCCGATTTCAGCGCGCCAAATACCGCCCCTGCGGTTCCTTCCATCGCTTTCAACAAGATGTTTCCGGCGAAGCCGTCACAGATTAACACGTCACATGCGCCATCCATCACATCCCGCGCCTCTACATTTCCAACGAAGCGAATGGGCAGCTCTTCAAGCAGCGGGTACGCTTCCTTGGTCAGCTCATTTCCTTTCCCCGCCTCTGTGCCGACGTTCAGCAGCCCGACCCGAGGCGAATCCAGGCCTTCCAAGCTTTTGCGGTACAGACTGCCCATGCGGGCGTATTGCAGCAGGTGCTCAGGGCTCGCGTCCATGTTCGCTCCCAGATCGAGGGCCAGCACGCCCTTGCCGTCCAAAGTAGGCAGCATTGTTGCCAGTCCCGGACGGTCGATGCCCGGAATTCGTCCCAGGACGAGCAATCCGGTTGTCATCAGCGCCCCCGTATTGCCCGCAGAGATCATGGCCTCTGCCCCGCCTTCCTTGACCAGCCTGCCTGCCACAACCATCGAGGAATCTTTCTTTCTTCGGACTGCTTTCACCGGTTCATCTTCCGGACCAATCACTTCTGAAGCGTGGAGAATCTCCACATTAGAGGGGGCGCCGCCTGCAAGCGGGGCAAGCTGGCGTTCGTCTCCGACCAGAATGATCCGGGTATCCGGCCATTCCTTCGCTGCTCTGAGCGCGCCCTCTACATTGCTGTGAGGAGCATGATCGCCGCCCATCGCGTCAATGGCGATTCGCACTGCCGTCTCCTCCTTTTTCCACATTCGGTGTCCTGTATACTGCGAAGTTTCCTTGAAAGACCAGTTCTTCTCCCACATACGTAAACACTTCGACTTTAGCCTTCCCATTTTCTCCTGAAATGGAACGTACGTAGGCTTTGGCCACGCATTTTTCACCCAGCTTGACCGAACGAATAAATCGAATATCCGCAGACGCGGTGAGCGCCACCTCTTCATTGATGACTGCAACAGCCAGCGAGTTTGCTTGGGCAAAAATGTGATGTCCTCGCGCAATCGACGTGCGTGAAAAGACATGCTCCTCGCGAATCTCAAACAAGGAGATGCCGCTCTTGTCCAGCTGCAGATCGATCACGTCGCCAATGACTTCGTGCAAAGGCAGTGACCGGACCTGATCGTAGGAGTGTTCGGCCATCAATTTGATACGTTCCCGTAGCTCCGGGATGCCAAGCTCCATGCGATCCAGCCTCACCGTCTGTATGCTAACGCCAAACATGCGGGTCAATTCCTCATCGGTTGCAAACGGATTTTCATTTAGCGCCTTGGCCAGCTGCTGCTGACGCTGGCGCTTTGGCAAACGTTCTATAGCAGACCCACCACCTTTACTTCCAGCGTATTCCGATCTTCCTTCGATTATTACCAGGTACTATGATGTAGTATATAGAATAAAAGTAAAAAAGAAAAGAGACAAAATGCTTTGTCCCCCAAAAGTGAAGAATCGCTCCGAAGACATGTCCGATTACTTTTGCGGGGCCCCGGCACGGTTCCCCACGAAAGTGAAGCAATCCCCGGAAACTTACTTCGATTACTTCCGTATAAAAAAAACGCTCCATCGCTGTCGATAGAACGCTTTTTTCTCCATTCGCATCATTATTGCTGCACGATTTCTCTGCCTTTGTACGTTCCGCACACACGGCACACATGATGCGCAAGCTTCAGCTCACCGCATTGCTCGCACTTCACCATACCCGGCACTTCCAATTTGAAATGCGTACGACGCTTGTCGCGACGGGTTTTGGATGTTCGTCTTTGTGGTACTGCCATGATTCCCCACCTCCTTAACCGAATACCAGGTTGAGCGCTTATTTATCCCGAAAGTGCAGTACTCCCGGGTTCGCGTATTCATTCCTTGAAAAAATCCTGCAAGGCCGCAAGACGCGGATCAATCCTGTCCTGCGAGCAGCCGCAGTCGCGTTCGTTCCTGTTCGTTCCGCATACCTGGCACAAGCCTTGGCAATCCTCACGGCAAACATATACGAACGGGAGCGCCAACCAAAACGCCTCTTCCACGTAGGGGCGCAGATCAATCTGGTCCGACTCCAATTCGTGGATGTCCTCGTCCTCCTCGGAAGCCTCCGATTCGCTAGTTGGCTGACGAAAACGTTCCAATATCGGAAAACGCAGCTCAGACTTGTACGTATCCAAGCACCTCGAGCACTGTACTTCCAGCTCTGCTGCACCTTCCCCTTCCACAGTCGCTATCCCCTGGCTGCCAGAAGCTTGCAGCTTCACTTGCAGCGGACTGACTTGGAGGATTTCTTGCCTCATCTTGCTGGCATCTTTCAATTCAAGCTGGGCATCAATCTCGACCGGCTTGTTCACGCGAAGCAGATCGCGCATCTGGATGATCCAAGTCATCGCTATTCACTCCAAACAAACAAAAATAATTATATCGATTGTCATCATCATTTGTCAACCAATTTTCCTTCACAGGCGGCAAAGCACTGCCCGGTCACCGTACAATCCTGGCTTCCCCGCGTACAATCGAGCCGTTTGCCGAAAGTGCGAATCGGTTCTATTCGTGGTATATTCTAGAGAAAGCAGTCCGGAATTCGCTTTCATTTCACTTTCGGGAAAGAAGGATGGTCATGAAAACAGCAGGCATCATTGTCGAATACAATCCGCTTCACAACGGACATGTTTATCATTACCGGCGGACGAAAGATGTAACCGGAGCTGAATGCGTTGTAGCTGTCATGAGCGGAAATTTCCTGCAGCGCGGCGAGCCTGCTCTGGTCAACAAATGGGCACGGGCAGAGATGGCGCTCGAGATGGGAGCCGACCTTGTCATCGAGCTGCCCGTTCTGTATGCTTCCCAGCCCGCCGAATGGTTCGCTTACGGCGCCGTCTCCGCCCTTCACGCGACAGGAGTCGTGGATGTCCTGTGCTTCGGCAGCGAAAGCGGAGATATTGGCTGGCTGCAGCAGTTGGCCAGCCTGGTGAGCTCAGAGCCAGCCACGCTGGGAAGCTTGATTCGGGCGAAGCTGCAGACAGGCATTCCTTTTCCTGCCGCTTACGCAGCCGCCGTCGCCGAATTTGCCGCCCAGTCGGGACTTGTCATCCCCGAGGGAGAACTGGGCAAGCCCAACAATACACTGGGATTGCATTACTTGATAGCCCTGCACCGAATCGGCAGCCCCATACAGCCCTATACCGTCACCCGCACGAAAGCCGATTACCGGGAACAGACCCCCTCACATGAATCGATCGCCAGCGCTACCGCCATTCGGCGCTTATGGCTGGAGCAGGGCGATATAGAAGCCATTCGGCCTTACGTCCCCGGCTATACTTATGCCATCTTAAAGCGTGAGCAGAGTCTGGGCAGGGCACCGCTCGATTGGGAACGGTACTATACTCCGCTGCTCGCAAGGCTGGCTGTCACGCCCCCGGTGCAGCTGCAAGCGCTCGCCGAGGTCAGTGAAGGGCTTGAGCACCGCATTCGCGATCTGCTTTTCATGCAGCCCCCTTGCGAAAGCTTCGAGCAGCTGATCAGCGGATTGAAAACCAAGCGATATACGCGAACCAAACTGCAGCGTACGCTGCTGCGCATATTGTTGAATCACCCCGGCTCTATCTTTTCGCGCGAGCAGCTGGCTGCCGGCGTCCCATACTTGCGTGTGCTTGGCTTCTCCGAAGCGGGGCGCAGGCTATTGAAACGGATGAAGCAGACGGCTGCTGTGCCGGTATTCACAAGGGTAAGCAAATCATCTTCTCGCCAGCTCGATCTTGATCTGCGTGCGTCGTATGTGTATGCGCTAGGCTACCCGCAATGTTCGCCCGAAGAGTGGCAGCGGGACATTCGGCAGGCTCCGCTGCGGCAGCCATCCATTCAGCCATAGCCGGAGTTCCGGCTACCGGTCCTGCTCGTGCTTGGGCGGCAACCGATCCAAATAGGCCAAGACCTCGTCCATGGTAGAAACCGGGACCACTTCCATTGTTGTGCCGAGCTCAGCCGCTGCCGCCCTCGCTTCGTCACCATTTTCCACCGGACAGAAAAACAAATCCGCCTTCTCCCTGTCAGCCGCTATGACTTTATGGCGAACCCCGCCGATTCTACCCACTTCGCCGTTCCCGTTAATTTCTCCGGTTCCGGCGATCCGGTAGCCCTTGGTTACATCCTCCGGGACCAACTGATTGTATATTTCCATGGCGAACATCAAGCCCGCCGAAGGCCCTCCAATGCTGCCTGCCTCTATCGTAACCTTCTTCCCGGGGTCGACGGGCACAACTTCCATGACATTGCCCATCGTCACGCCTATTCCGGGACGGGAATTGCTCATGTCCCCGTCTAACTCAACGAGCGTGATCGGAACATCGTGCACTTCGTTATTCCGCTTATACGTGATCGTGACCGCATCCCCCACCTTCTGCCGCTGAATCAGCTCTGCTACTGTTTGCGTATCAGCAGCTTTCTCGCCGTTCACTTCCAGC
This genomic interval carries:
- the rnc gene encoding ribonuclease III encodes the protein MTDLQRQLGLRFANHELLRQAFTHSSYVNEQRLKSTTDNERLEFLGDAVLELTISEYLYHLYSHWSEGALTKFRASIVCEASLVQFAERLQFGKYVLLGRGEEMSGGRTRPALLADVFEAFIGALFLDSGLNQVRAFLKQHVFPHIPEASDLPVQDYKTQLQEKVQHGGGGAPEYRIVEEKGPAHDREFVAEVWLNGSQLGTGSGRSKKEAEQRAAAQALQTWQS
- the fabF gene encoding beta-ketoacyl-ACP synthase II; this translates as MMQRVVVTGMGVITSLGKDIDTFWKHLIEGKSGVSRIESFDTSDYPTKIAAAIHDFNPEDYMDKREARKMDRFVQLALAASDMALKDANLNVREQTDAERVGVYVGSGIGGLATWEEQHRILLEKGPKRISPFFIPMMIANMASGQISMKTGAKGPNSTAVTACATGTHSIGDSYKLIQRGDADVMICGGAEATITPTGMGGFCALRAMSTRNDEPEKASRPFDLDRDGFVMGEGSGILVLESLEHAQKRGARIYAEVIGYGMSGDAYHMTDPDPDGAARCMTKAIRDAGVEPTAIDYVNAHGTSTPVGDKSETIALKKALGDHAYKIAVSSTKSMTGHLLGAAGGVEAVISALTLHHGVIAPTINVDQQDPECDLDVVPNEARKADVRIAMSNSFGFGGHNATIMLKKFE
- the acpP gene encoding acyl carrier protein; translation: MADVLERVKRIVVDRLGVEESEVTLEASFKDDLGADSLDVVELVMELEDEFDMEISDEDAEKITTVGEVVNYIQSHT
- the fabG gene encoding 3-oxoacyl-[acyl-carrier-protein] reductase, with translation MLKGKSALVTGASRGIGRAIAIALAEAGADVVINYAGSEAAAAETAKAVEALGRKAVLAKADVGKSAEAEELVKTALDSFGKLDILVNNAGITRDNLLMRMKEEEFDQVIETNLKGVYNCLKAVTRPMMKQRSGTIINISSVVGVLGNAGQANYVAAKAGVIGLTKSAARELASRGITVNCVAPGFIETDMTDKLTDEMKSAMLAQIPLAKLGKPEDIARVVAFLAGEGASYMTGQTIHVDGGMVMP
- the fabD gene encoding ACP S-malonyltransferase; this encodes MGKVACVFPGQGAQTVGMGKDLYEHLPESREMFAKINDTLGFDLTSIMFEGPEDKLRLTYHTQPALLAVSAILFRALADKGLKPDYVAGHSLGEYSALVAADALSFEDGLKTVFERGRLMDRAVPAGQGAMAAVLGAEREALQELCARISEETGLVELANVNCPGQIVVSGSAAGVQAVVENGKAAGAKRVIPLEVSGPFHSSLMQPAADGLREVLTSVNVQAPSVPLIANVTAQPVQAAEEIRQLLVKQVVAPVLWEDSVRVLLDKGVDTFIEVGTGTVLAGLIKKIDRQANIVSVHSYEALQACLEEGAYA
- a CDS encoding beta-ketoacyl-ACP synthase III, whose product is MNGRPVGILGTGKYVPDRVLTNQQLEQMVETNDEWITTRTGIKERRIASEAQASSDLAYEASLKALAAANVAAEDIDLIVVATITPDMAFPSTACILQEKLGAKKAAAFDLSAACSGFIYGLANASSLIATGMYRHALVVGAECLSKITDYTDRNTCILFGDGAGAVVIGEVPEGRGFRSFELGADGSGGELLRISGGGSRHPVSPDTIDEKLHYIYMAGRDVFKFAVRIMGTAAEEALRKAGLAKEDIDLLVPHQANIRIIQSALERLDLPEDKCVVNVDKYGNVSAASIPIALAEAVEEGRVNEGDVLVLVGFGGGLTWGAAALVW
- the plsX gene encoding phosphate acyltransferase PlsX, with amino-acid sequence MRIAIDAMGGDHAPHSNVEGALRAAKEWPDTRIILVGDERQLAPLAGGAPSNVEILHASEVIGPEDEPVKAVRRKKDSSMVVAGRLVKEGGAEAMISAGNTGALMTTGLLVLGRIPGIDRPGLATMLPTLDGKGVLALDLGANMDASPEHLLQYARMGSLYRKSLEGLDSPRVGLLNVGTEAGKGNELTKEAYPLLEELPIRFVGNVEARDVMDGACDVLICDGFAGNILLKAMEGTAGAVFGALKSAFTRTAVSKLAAAVLAPGLREFKKKLDYTEHGGAPLLGVAGVCIKGHGSSDAHAIKNAVRQARLTIQSELVPRLSKEISGK
- the fapR gene encoding transcription factor FapR, translated to MERLPKRQRQQQLAKALNENPFATDEELTRMFGVSIQTVRLDRMELGIPELRERIKLMAEHSYDQVRSLPLHEVIGDVIDLQLDKSGISLFEIREEHVFSRTSIARGHHIFAQANSLAVAVINEEVALTASADIRFIRSVKLGEKCVAKAYVRSISGENGKAKVEVFTYVGEELVFQGNFAVYRTPNVEKGGDGSANRH
- the rpmF gene encoding 50S ribosomal protein L32 translates to MAVPQRRTSKTRRDKRRTHFKLEVPGMVKCEQCGELKLAHHVCRVCGTYKGREIVQQ
- a CDS encoding YceD family protein; translation: MTWIIQMRDLLRVNKPVEIDAQLELKDASKMRQEILQVSPLQVKLQASGSQGIATVEGEGAAELEVQCSRCLDTYKSELRFPILERFRQPTSESEASEEDEDIHELESDQIDLRPYVEEAFWLALPFVYVCREDCQGLCQVCGTNRNERDCGCSQDRIDPRLAALQDFFKE
- a CDS encoding nucleotidyltransferase; the encoded protein is MKTAGIIVEYNPLHNGHVYHYRRTKDVTGAECVVAVMSGNFLQRGEPALVNKWARAEMALEMGADLVIELPVLYASQPAEWFAYGAVSALHATGVVDVLCFGSESGDIGWLQQLASLVSSEPATLGSLIRAKLQTGIPFPAAYAAAVAEFAAQSGLVIPEGELGKPNNTLGLHYLIALHRIGSPIQPYTVTRTKADYREQTPSHESIASATAIRRLWLEQGDIEAIRPYVPGYTYAILKREQSLGRAPLDWERYYTPLLARLAVTPPVQLQALAEVSEGLEHRIRDLLFMQPPCESFEQLISGLKTKRYTRTKLQRTLLRILLNHPGSIFSREQLAAGVPYLRVLGFSEAGRRLLKRMKQTAAVPVFTRVSKSSSRQLDLDLRASYVYALGYPQCSPEEWQRDIRQAPLRQPSIQP
- a CDS encoding YlbL family protein, which codes for MTKKRLLMKWLRYGLLAVLVVSITVYAYWPSPYIIYRPGSAEEVRPMIHMEDAYLDEAGSFMLTTVNVLSNTNMATYWYVKWFNKHAQIFLEREIYREGETHEEYRERQGYNMMNSQSMAALAAYQSADIEFELRTEQVIVLGVQKGFPAEKALAAGDILLEVNGEKAADTQTVAELIQRQKVGDAVTITYKRNNEVHDVPITLVELDGDMSNSRPGIGVTMGNVMEVVPVDPGKKVTIEAGSIGGPSAGLMFAMEIYNQLVPEDVTKGYRIAGTGEINGNGEVGRIGGVRHKVIAADREKADLFFCPVENGDEARAAAAELGTTMEVVPVSTMDEVLAYLDRLPPKHEQDR